Genomic segment of Terriglobales bacterium:
TGCCGGCTTACGGCATCGGTGATGACGCCATCCATTTTTCGCTCGGTGGGGGCTTCATCCTTTGCCGCAGGCCGATCGCTCCGCCGCAAATAGAGGATCAGGATCTGGAACAAATAACTGCTGCACAATTCACGAAATAGCGGCTGTTTTTGTTCGCCTTCCCATCGAATGCGCTCGAAAAGATAAGAAATTTCGGCGTCTTCTTCCAAAATGCAGGAAGGCGCCCGGAGCAGCGATTGCCTCAACAGCTTGTCTTTCGCATGGAACTTAATATCCAGCGTCTTGACCAGATCAACCGGATTGAGACCGTGGTATTGATTGGGCTTAATCAGGAACAGTGCAGGTTTGCTGAGATCATAGGCTTGTTCCTGCAGAAAGAAGCGGCCTTCTCCCTGAAGAAAATAGATCATCTGGAAGTAATCATGCTTGTGTCTCTGCAACTTCCAATGGGGCTGGTAGTCAAAACGAGCAGTCCACAGCACTTCTACGGATGCGCTCAGCATAGGTCTCTGGTCATCGTCTCATATTACGAGACACGATTTCTCGCAGTGAAGCATAGTGCGGAGCCATGAGTCCTGTCAATATTTTTCTGGCAAAGTACGCGAACGCCCAAAATATATATCATTGACCGTGCCCGGATACACCAGAGGGTTATCAGCGTATAAAACAGAATGTTTTCAGCAAAACAATTGGTTGAATATCCGGCGTCTGAATAATGATATGTGTGCCGCGCAATTCGATTTTCTTTAGTTGTTCTTTAAGTTCCTTCGTACAACGAGACATCCTATGGGAGAAGTATCTCTACAAGGCAAGGCCCTGATTTTATATCTCTTCGATGTTTGCGAAGAGATCAATCTTGATCAACTGCGCAGCATCCTGGGCACAAAATGCGTGGGGCAAGGGTTGCAGAAGCATGCCGCTTATGAAAATGCCCAGTTCATTCGTCCGCCGGTGGTCGAGGCGCTCGATCCCTTTGTCATTGATGGCAGTCAGCCCATCCAGGGAACCATCAAGTATTACGACTACGGAGTCGTGAGCCTCATCTTTGAGATTCCTTTCCAGGGCGATTGGAGGGCGCTTATTGATCTTTCCAGCCGTTGGATGTCGGAGAGCCGGTTGGAGCAACAGGCCAGCGCCATAGCCCAGGAAAAGCTGAAGGTCGTAGCTGCTGCACTGATCAAACCTTATAAGAACTGGTTGAACGAAGATTATTTCATCTTTGCTGTCAAAGAAGTCCCGGGAAGTTCCACCGCAGCGGAGTTGGTGCGCGCCCATGCTGCTGAAATCGCGCAGATCGTACGCGGCGAAACTTCTCCGCTTTCGGAAGGAGAACAGGCTGAGGTCATACAGTCGAGCATTTCGTATTATCCGAGCGATCTGGCGGTCATCGGCTGGAATGCTGCGTTCATTTATGACACTGAGACCGGCGCGCAAACCGCAATTCAATTGCTGGAGTACGCCAATTCACAGCTCCTGGAATTCCGTCACTACGATGATCTGCTGACGCGGGAGCTGGCCGGGGTATACAAATCGCTGGACCGCAAAGGCAGCGTTTTTGACCGCTGGCGGATGGGCCGCTCTGCATCGCGTCTGCAAACGGTTTTGCTCGACGTTACCGAATTGACCGAGCGCGTGGATAACGCCGTGAAATTTTTAAGCGACATGTTTTCTGCGAGACTGTATCGCCTGGCTGCCGCCAAGGTCGGAGTTCCCGATTACAAGAACCTGGTGCAGGAAAAATTGAAGACAGCAGAGGAGCTATACGGGTTCATGGTAGATGATTTTCACCAAAGCCGGGCCTTTGTGCTGGAGGTGATGGTGGTCATTATTCTGGTTATCGAACTAGTGTATGTTTTTCACGGAAAGGGTTGAGGAGACATGCACAAATGTGGTTCTCGGTGACGATAATGACGCCGAGTTGGCTGAGCGCTGAATGCTAAGTGCTGATTGCTAGATATAGGCGCGCTCAGCCGCCCGCAGCTCGCGGTAGCGGCGGAAAGCGACGCGTTCGTCTTCGAGTCCGAGGAGGGTGCGCAGGTTGCATCCCCGAAAGGTATACTTCAGCATTTTGGGGCCGTTGCGCAGCACGAATCCCGGACTGTGCCGGAGCGCGTTCGGAAAATAGGCAAGCTTGATCCAGCGCTCCTTGCGCCAGCGTAGAAATTCAATTTCCTCTGGCTCCAGATGTTCGGAACGGACGACTGCCGTCGTTCCGTCATATTCTTCTACCCGTTCATTCACCAGCAAGTTGCGCTCGACAAAATCTTTTGTCATGGGCGTGCCCGGGTACGGCGTGGGATGCTGGATGTACGGCCAATCCACGTAGCGGCGGGCAAACTCCAGGTTGGCATTCACGGAATCGCGGGTGTCGCCAGGATTGCCGACAATCAGCCCGCCCACCACATACATCTTGTTGCGGTGTATGTGCTCGATCGCCTTCATGGTTGCGTTGCCGAGAGTCTGCCCCTGCTCGCCGCGTTCGCGGTTCTTGGCGCTGGCCCGCAGGAATTGCAGATCGTCTTCCAGAATGTTTTCAATACCAAGAAAGACGTAACGAAAGCCCGCCCGTCGCATGAGTGGGGCCAGGGTCTCTCCGTGATTGGCGATGGCCGAGGTCATGCCCTGGATGAAGTATTCCACGTCATTGCAGCCGGCTTCGATGATGGCGTGGCAGAGCCCCTCGAAGCGGTGGACGTTCAACGTGATGTTGTCATCCACCAGAAAGAGACTTGTCGCGCCATTAGCGCGCGCGTCGCGAATATCGGCGAGAACGCGCTCGAAGGAGTAGGTATGAAAGTTACGCCCGCGCATGGCGATGATGGAGCAGAAGCTACAATCGTAAGTGCAGCCGCGCGAGGTTTCGATCACGTCAACCTGACGCCCCAGCATGGTATAGCCTTTGAGCACACGCGCTTTGCGGTTGGGCAAGCGAATCTCGTCTCCATCGAGAGAATGCACGGGGCGCGGAGGATTGTGATGCCACACGCCACCCGAGCGGTAGGAAAGCCCTGAGAGGGTGTCGTACGAGCCTCCATTTTCCAGGGCGCGCACCAGCTCACGAAAAGTCAGCTCGCCTTCACCGCGGATGATGAAGTCAATGCCGGCGTCGTCGGTCATATACGGCTCTGACGCCAAGCTGGGATCGTAGCCGCCGACAACGACTTTTACATCCGGTTTCAGCGAGCGAATCAGAGCAATGATCTTAATGGCAGTCTTGCGCTGAAAGGTCATCACGGAAAGGCCAACAACTTGCGGGTCCCACTCACGCACAAGTTTTTCCACGGTCTCGCGCACGCTTCTCTGCGCCAGGATCAAATCGGCAACGGCGACGCGATGGTGCGAGTCAACATTTCCCGCCAGCGATGTTAGAGCGCCATTAGGCATGCGGATGACAATGGAAGGCATGTGCTCGAAGGAGTCAGGCATGGAAAGCAGCAGGATGTTCATTCCAACACTCCTTGCAAGAGATTCGTAATGACTTCAAACCAGAGCCGAAGCAGCGCAGAGATTTGTTTTACCTTACACTGCCGTTAGCCGTGCTGGCAACCGCATAAGTTGCTATTCTTTCGTCAACCATCAAAAAGAGTGGCTGTCACCCACGTCCATGGTTTCCATGTCCTTGTGCCATTCGGCCTCGCTGTGGCTCTTGAGCAGGCGGATGCAACTGTTCCAGCGCAGGATGGAATCATCATTAGCCGGCGGACTGATGGCCTCGGCCTCCTTGAAGCAGCGCAAGGCCTCTTCCACAGTCACTAACAGAGTGTGGGGCGGCCGGCCGGCAGCAAGCTGGGACTTGGCGCGCCGTTCATGCAGGATTCCGGTGTAGTAGAGGTGCTCGTATTTATTGGTAAGTCGGTTGAAAGCCGCTTCGACTTCGGCGTAGCGGTCAGAAGCATGTCCAGTGAACTGGTCGGTGATGGCCAATCCCAGGTTGCGCAACGCGACCTGGTTCTCAGGATCGCTGGCCAGCACGTCGAGACAAATTGATTCGGCCTCTTTGGGTTGGTTGAGTAAACGATAGTGTTCAGCTTTGGCGTTGGCTTCCGCTACGCCGGCCATGGAGATGGATTTCAGCTCGAGTTCCATAACGCCCTCTCGCTTTGTATCAGGGCACGACTTTAATCGTGCCGTTAAGGTCTTCAAAGATGCGGGTTTTAGCCCCCTGAGGTGTAGAGCTCACTACCTCGCAGATTTATGCAACCCGTTCTAGCTTACCGCTTTCTTAATCTTGCGCACCAGTGCAAGCACGGGGTCGTAATATTCATCAACCACCCGCTCTTTCAGGGGAATAATGGCGTTATCGGTGATGTGAATTTCCTCGGGGCAGACCTCGGTGCAGCATTTAGTAATGTTGCAGTATCCCAGGCCTAATTCCTCTTTCAATAATTGCGTGCGCGAGACGCTATCCAAAGGATGCATCTCCAATCCGGCGATGCGCACGAAGAAACGCGGTCCGGCAAACTGTTCTTGTTTATTGTGATCGCGCAACACGTGGC
This window contains:
- a CDS encoding AraC family ligand binding domain-containing protein, whose translation is MLSASVEVLWTARFDYQPHWKLQRHKHDYFQMIYFLQGEGRFFLQEQAYDLSKPALFLIKPNQYHGLNPVDLVKTLDIKFHAKDKLLRQSLLRAPSCILEEDAEISYLFERIRWEGEQKQPLFRELCSSYLFQILILYLRRSDRPAAKDEAPTERKMDGVITDAVSR
- a CDS encoding radical SAM protein, coding for MNILLLSMPDSFEHMPSIVIRMPNGALTSLAGNVDSHHRVAVADLILAQRSVRETVEKLVREWDPQVVGLSVMTFQRKTAIKIIALIRSLKPDVKVVVGGYDPSLASEPYMTDDAGIDFIIRGEGELTFRELVRALENGGSYDTLSGLSYRSGGVWHHNPPRPVHSLDGDEIRLPNRKARVLKGYTMLGRQVDVIETSRGCTYDCSFCSIIAMRGRNFHTYSFERVLADIRDARANGATSLFLVDDNITLNVHRFEGLCHAIIEAGCNDVEYFIQGMTSAIANHGETLAPLMRRAGFRYVFLGIENILEDDLQFLRASAKNRERGEQGQTLGNATMKAIEHIHRNKMYVVGGLIVGNPGDTRDSVNANLEFARRYVDWPYIQHPTPYPGTPMTKDFVERNLLVNERVEEYDGTTAVVRSEHLEPEEIEFLRWRKERWIKLAYFPNALRHSPGFVLRNGPKMLKYTFRGCNLRTLLGLEDERVAFRRYRELRAAERAYI